TTAACTGCACATAGGTCCTTAGCATCCTAGATAGGAAGCCAAATCATTATGTACTCATTGAGGCTGGTGCAGAGACATACTGAATACTAAAACATCAGCTAGAAAACTAAAGTTTTGAGAGCTCCATACCTTAAATATGGAGCCAAATACACAAGAGCATAAACAGCGTAACGCTGCTTCCCAGTATCCAACCACGCGAAAACCCAACTCTACAAagtaaaacatgaaatcaatcaATTAACCACACCTCAATCTCAAATTAGTTAGGATCAGTTATATGCATCCTCTAAATAGATTAATTACTTTTACacagaggcggatccaagatttaaacttaatgaatttttgtattttaggATAGGGACCTCAAGTGGTAGTAACTGAATTCCGAATTTAATTTTTGCACATATTTAGTAGATTTCTTAACACATATACAGGCTTCTGCCCCTGCTTTTACGTTATTGTCAAACCAGCTAAAACCTCAACTCTAAACCCTAAACGTGAATCGAGAACAAATGAATGAATGAATACGCGACGAAAAATCTCACCATCCAATTAAAATACGGAATGAAGCTGATAATTCCCATAACAGCAAACCTCGCATCAGCAGAATCAATCACGGAGTCCCCGTCATCATCCTCCGTGTAAGTAGTCGGAAAAACCAACGAGCTGAAAATGCAAGCACCGATAGCGACGGCGATTGGCGCGTCGTTTGCAAACTCTGCCCTACAAGTTCCATTTCTCAACCTTCTCTACAAAAAATCAAATAACACAATAAAATGACATCATCATTAAGTTAACTTAAACAAGCTGGTATATTAAGTTAAGCTGAGATTAGAGAAATGGAAATAGTACTTAAGTTAAATTACCAGATTAAGTTTTTTGCGGAGGCGAGCTCGATATAGAGGTAGAAGAGCTGGTAAAAGAGAAGATCGTAAGGATTTTGGTGAAGTTGGAAGAAGTACTGCTGATGTGGAAGTAAGAGGAATCATCGTCGGAGATGGTGGACGGCGGCGGTGGCATCTAACGTGTGCCGGCGAGGGGTTAGGTGATCGGCGTAGGTTAAGGTTATGGAGTTAGGAAAAGGGTCATGAATCCTGCACTTTTTTAGAACAGTGCCCAAAGTAAGGAAGTCGCTGAAAGTATAGCTAGCTTCGCGTAAACTAATGGTATTTATAAATTGCATTCATTAATTGCAACTTATAAGTGGCATACAATTTTTTGTTATAAGTCACATTTCCTACTATCTAACCGGCCTATGTCAAATGTGATTATGGTCACTAATCAGTTTTATTagttatatatagattttaatttcaaattttaattcgTCTAGATAAAAAAAATAGACAATTGTGACTTAAATTCCTTTGATAATAACCCATGTATAATTAATGATTGTCAATTTCTTATACTTCCAAACTCTCTtttttaacttcaacttcaaaACCTCCTTTTTTTGGTTGATGCATAGGTCTACTAAATAGTGATTTTGAATCATTTTAGACCTTAGTAAATATGTGACATGCTACATTGAAAAATAATTCGTTACACTGTGAAGGAATATTTTTTTGTGGGATAAATCATTCTCTATCGAAAAATTATAAATGAAGAGtaaattttgaaaagaaaaatctGGATGAAACAAATTAGGAAGTCCAAATAGGAATTAAAATGGGGAATATTTTGAGGAATGTTTGTATTGCTACATAAATCGCACTTGACATCCATAAATCTCATTCAACACATGCGAGTTATAAGCTCCAGCCTCCCGCCAACAAATGCGACTTATAAATGGCAAGCAACTTATCACACTTATCACCTGTGTTATTGAGGGCTTCTTTATCCTTATCTTGTACCCTACAATTGCCTTTTGCATATTAACACACCATTGAAACTGAGAGCCAAAAATGCATGTTTTGGGGGAAAATTCCAAATAGTGTTACTTTTGAACAAACATACGATGGTTAAAGTAGTAACAAGGAAAGGACGTAAACCTAAAATGATGTCCAAAAGCGTAATTATTCACTGTAGATGTTTGTTTTACCAACCAAAGAAAAACTAGATTTTGTATCTAATCAACAAACTATCAGTAAGTTTCCAAATTATTTCTAATCTTTGTTTAATAGCATTTAGTTTTGTGCAGCTTAACGTAACATCACCATTCAAGGAAATAACCACAACACAATATAATCCCATTAGTGGGGTCCGTGGATGATAgtttgtacgcaaaccttacccctatcatgaggtagagaggctgtttccgatagaccctcggctacctccctccaagaactccccgcCTTGCTGCTCttggagtgactcgaactcacaacctcttggttgaaagtgtaTGCTCACCACTAAAGCAATCCACTCTTGTCAAGGAAATAAATGCTAActattttgattttaaaaaaatacagCTAGCTGGTACATATTACACTTCCCTAAATATAAGACgataagaagaaaagaaaaactaatgaACACCTTCAGAAGTTTAACTGGTCCGACGCCACGAAAAAGTAAAGTTTCAAAAGGATAATAGATACAAAATTATGTCACAAGTGACGTAATAAGAAAGGAGAGAAATGAAATTATGTCAGGCATCGACCAGATTGAGGGATGCTTGAGAAGCTATAAGCATTATTGAATACATTCATGGTCACATTGATTGATATATGTTACAAAATTACAACTTAATTTTGCAATTCAGATTACTACATAAACTAAGGATCTACAATTAAAATGGACAGAACTGAATCCCCGACCCCCACCCTCTGCCTTCCTCTCCCCGCCGAGCCTTCTCCGCGATCTTCTATATctaaataaataatccctttgATTGGAAGAcgtgaatctgcacaaaaagctTGTTTTCAGCTCGTACTCATCAAACAAATGAAGAAATTATCTATCCACTGATTATTTTGCTTATTGTCACTTGGAGATGGATTCTTCCACATGAGCTATTCAACTAGGACAAGCGCATGATTCAGCGACATAAGAATAGTACAGCCTGCCTCTTCCTATACCTCAACCTGCAAAAGCGAATGACACTGATAAAATCCATCAAGGCATTTACCTGCGAGAGAAGATTTCAAAACTGTCTGCTATAGCAACATCAAATAGACACCTGAATATACACGGTGTTTTACACTTGAAAAGTATCATTTGGCATCACGATTCCAATTCTCTTCTGTCCCCATCCTCTCCGCAATTTGACATGCCATTTAACCGCTGTTGCAACTGGTAGCAGATGAAAAATCATTGTTAATGAATGAGCAAACACTGAGATACTGTTAATAAACCTCTTCCGTTCGTCCGTCCCtccctactttctttcaattgtTGCTACTTTAGGCCTAGTTTTTTAACCTAAACTTCATCAAGTAAAAGAGATATCTCCACGCCATTGGTGTTCTTTTAGTTACTATTATTATTTATGAAAATATTCCCCAGAATTTCTTTTTCTCATGTTTGGGAGGAAAAGAAATGTTTAAGAATTTTGGAGACACTAGTCATATTTTTGCAACGATCCTTCTTTGGGAAAGGTCAGGAAACTGAAAGAAGAAGATTATAAAGCATTGTTTTGCCCTCCTCTTCTCCTTCAACTCACCCAATTGGTACTCACAACCTTAGAAAGCTATGCATTTTCTTTTCTCCTCCCCTCTTTTTACTTTTTTCTGCTCCTATTGTCCAGAAAGTAGTTTGGTGTATGTTTAACCACAATAGACCTcttgttatcttttctttttttcttaaatccAATTTAAATTAGATAGACCTTTGCATTGAAGAAACTGAGGGTGCACTTACCTGCCAGTATTTTAATTTTTCTGCAGTTAATTCATCTGTCAAATTAATCATCCTGCAAAGTAGAGAGAAGATCAGTTCTTCAATTAAAAATTGTACATAGAACTGAGAGAAGcatgaccatagttgatttgtgTGTGCAGCGGGCTAACCTAGCCTGAAGCTCAGATATTTTGACTAGCAATAGCTTCTCCCTCTCAGAAACAGCTGCTTCAACCTGCAAAACGAAACAGTCTTGATCAAAACATTTGGGTTGCATACCAAGTAGTACTGGGGGCATCCCAATGATGCCAGATGCACAAGATGAATACTTTAAAAGTGTTAACACTAGAATTCCCATGAAATTATCAGCAGcaatcaataatatattttatttacttTCTAGTCTCTATGGAGTAGGGGTAAAGCTGCGTACGTCTTATCCTTCccggaccccacttgtgggaaactactggatttgttattgttgttgctagTCTCTATGCCAGATGCACAAGATGAATACTTTAAAAGTGTTAACATTAGAATTCCCATGAAATTATCAGCAGcaatcaataatatattttatttacttTCTAGTCTCtatggggtaggggtaaggttgcgtacatcttaccctccccagaccccacttgtgggtaactactgggttttttgttgttgttgttgctagtcTCTGTGGAGTAAGAGGCTAGAGAAAACGAGGCAAAAGATAATAGAAACACCTTGTGATGAGATCATAGATGACAGGAACAAAATGGAGTATTGGTTACGCGATATGGCAATTAAAGGGGTTAAAAAAAAcacataaatatatttttttttattagccCAGACACACATATAACAATTCTAGGCTAATGAAAAACATCTTCTTAAGTAGGACAAGTCAACCATCCAAATAATACATCAGACTGTATACGTGTGCGCAGACATATAGCAAAATCTCCTCTTAttaactcttttttttaaaaaaaacaagatATCCCCGGGAGCTAGTGAGGCGTGGTTCAGAACTAATGGGCCTGGCGCTcaacccttctccacttaaataccaggcttcTGTTTGCGGTAGGGTTCAACTGACGTGCACCTAACCTACACATCATGCGTTGCGCTCTTACCATTTCCTCTTTATTATCAATACTCAGTTTATTTACTTCTTGTCTTTCTCACTTCTAATATAAACAGTTGAATGTACAAAATTCTTTATCCAGAAAACTCCGTCAAGCACATATTCCAGTTTCTCAAGAATTAAGCAATAATAGTTGGTGAACTCCTGAAGTTTGATTTCTGTGTGTAGTTTACTTGAAACAAACTGACAAGAAACATGAAGAAAACCAGATGGCTGAGGCATCCTATTGTCAATCAAGATATGATAAATAGATAAAAAATCAAACATTTCAGCATCCTTATGAATCGACTATATAGGTACAGTGTCTGTCAGGATACCGTTGATAAAATACACTGTCCGATTGCAAACATCTTGCATTCAGATGGAAGAATGATTCAGCACAAGGATCATTAAAGAAAGATTTTGAAACGGAGAAAGGTAAGAAACAAATGGGTAACTGAAGCAGAATGGGGAAAAAGATTGAGCAAGCTGCAAATGATTTCTCCAcgtccacttaggtttcaaggacctATTGCATGGTAATTAGCAGGAAGCACAGCAGGTACAAGGAAATTCTTCCAAGCAATTTAGGAGCTTGGTATTATCAGTAATTCAGTATGGTGTATATCAAATGGAGGACAGTCTTAAAATAGGAGAAGTAGTTTCATATATTCTACACAATAATTTTCATAGCTTGAACACAACCTGATAGTTTTGCTGTCCTGTAAGATGCATTGGAAAGAAATGTGTACAATACACTTAATGGAGCTCCACATAAACATTTGCAGCTTCTAAATTCTTAAAGCTAACATATTTTCAAAGCAAAGACATGTACTTACAGTTCCGTTGTTCTCTGGGCGCTGTAGGGGAGGTAACTTTCCATTTTGAGAAGCTGAGATAGAATAAGAAATTTCAATTAAGTAAACCTGAATCCATGTTACTATCGGTAGACATGTTTCATTACATAAGGGCATTAGAGATTTCTTTCTTGTTTACTTACAATCTCCTGACTCAGATAGTTGCAAGCTACTCAATAGATTTACAATGAGATCCTGATAACAAGAGCAGTAGAAATAAGAAGTTAGAAGAACCAGAGAAATAGAATTGAATTAGTGACTCGTCCCCATTTCCtttcttgtttttgttttgtttggGCGGAGGGGGAGTGATCTTGCATCCCTACCATACACTGATGCCTTACCTGTTGGATTGACGTCTGTTGAAAAAGATTTTGTAGGTGAGGCATGAGAACTGAAGCAGGAACATTATTAAGGCCAAGATCCTTCGGTGGTTGACAGGGTGGCTGAAAATTGATCAAAAAATTGATTATTAGGTCAATTAGTTCTTCGTTTTTCACGGCTCTTTTCACTTGGTTAAGACAAAATAGCCCATTAAGGTGGGGCTCAAAAGTTTTAACATATTCCATCATTTAACTGCAGTAGTAAAGAAAGGGAGAATACACACACCATCTGTTTAGATTCGACCAGCCATTCTCCAACACTAGCAGACTTCCTAAGTGGTGATCCCTGGGAATCACAGAAATCGGGTCAAAGATACTATAGGAATGAAACATTGTGTTCTTTTGAATCAAAAGGCAACATTACACCACTTACTTGGGAAGATCGTCGAGGCACTGTACATAACGGAATATCCTAACATACATATTTAAGTTAGCCAATAGTCACCTAGAAGAAAGAGCATGTAAAAATATGATTTACCTTCACAAGATCTACATTTTCCGATGTTACAGAAAAACGGCCTTTTATTTGAACCAAGTTCGGCTTTGACTTGTCATCCAAAGAATCTTTGAATCCTGAAcagataaaaattataattactgcAAAACCCTTAGTTAGGATGTCACCTAGATTTTCCCTATAAACCAATAGTCATACACACAATAGCAAAATGAAGTTGTCGTAAGAGCATTAATACCCCCAGATGATTTAATTGGAGCTGATAAACTATTTCCAGAAGCTCGGTTAGGAAGCATTAAGGGGCCACTAAAGCTGGGTGCTCTTCGCACTTGATGAGCTTTATCTCCTGGTTGTTGGTTTTCAGTTTCACTTCTGCAAGAGAAACATATGTTACCTCACTGAAAGTTCCCATTTTGATAGCAATTGTCCAGACAAAAGAATAATCTCATACTTCGATGTGCAAATGCTCCAAGAAAGCACAATGAATTACAATGTAGAATGATTTCGGTGTATTTGGATTATTTCATACACCGAAATTAGCCTATATAACATGTATTCAACACACTAATTTTAGAGAAAATGCCAGTGAGAATTCCTTCTCTCATGGAAATCTTCTCATTCCAACGAAGTAACAATCTAAGAAAAAAATCCGGCACCTGCCAGATAGATGGTAGAGAGACCAAGTTTGAGCTTTTGATTCTTACCAATTCCTTTTCACCCCGCAGCTGAATATGGACTGAAGGGAAAGGCTATTTGATTCCTGAATATTAATGAAGCTTCATATTTCAAGTTGTTTTGGTGCAATGTTTTTTTAAATAAGGTAAAGTAATTTATTGATAATGTACCAAGATGGTACACAAAGATGTTTTGATGCAACGTTTTTCTTTTGATAAGTTGTCTTGGTGCAATGTAAGATACAGCGGAATAAGAAAGCAATGAGTCGTAGCAAACCTTTCAGAGTTCCGAGCTCTTTCTGATGCCGAGTGACTTAGTACAACACCAGCCATAAGTGGTCCACTCTGACTTTGACGAGCTTTTGGGGTTTGAGTTCTATTCTTGACCGGTAAAGCATCTTTCTCAGAGGTTAGGGGCTGCAACTCTGTTTTTGATGCGTTCTTCTTTAgtccatttttctcccaatgaTCAGAATCCAGTTGACTACTTTCCAGATCTTTTCCATTCTTGATCTCATATTCAGCTAATGGCACTTCACCAACACTTTCTTGCTCACTGGAAAAAATGTATCAACGAGAATTCAATTGAGATTATAATACTCCAAGGCCTACTTTGACCAAAAACAAAATTTTAATTAGTGGCTCACATAATCATAGCCCATGCATAACCATTACCTACGTTATCATATTTTAGTGATGATGACAAAACCATTATTAATATGCTCTCCAGGGGAGAGCAGTTTAAAAACATATGCTGATGTTTTTGATCTTCTGATCATAGCCCATGCATAATAGTTACCTGCATTATCATATTTTGGTGATGATGACAAAACCCTTATTAACATTCTCTCCAGGGGAGAGCAGTTAGTTCTCATTAAATACGCTGATGTTTTTGATCTTTTGTAGAAGACAAATTATTACGTTGAGAACATCTGGTTGGTACTTGGTTCCACAGGAAAAAATATTCTCTCCAGAAGAAAGAACATCATGGATAAACTAACTTCAAAAACATCAATATGGAATCTCAGaacaaaatttaacaagaaaaaaCACATACATCCTGCACCTCTATTTCTATGACATGCTTAGTTATTTGGGACATTCCAAAATGTTTGACACCATTCAGTAAGATAAATATTTTACAGCATTTATAATACATATTTGGTTAATTATCCAAATTTTGAACTTTAATATGATGTTTCCTGAATCATGCTAATTTTCAGGCATTACTTTAATATTTTATTACATCAATACAATATGCTTTTAAGTTATATTAACAACTTAAACACCCATCCAGAAAATACGGCTATTTAAAATGAGGAGTACAACATTTGGTCTCAAGATGGTTTAACTCGTTCTAACTCCTAAAAGTACCAAGGAATTCAACTCTTTAACACTTCGGAATTCAGAATAAGGAGTCAGATTCCCCCTTGCAAACTAACAGCAACTAATTTGATATCTTTCTACGACAATTTTTTTGTGCCTGGACAAAAAGAGTGACACGTATACCTGGCAATCGAATCTTTTCTCGGGATCTGTTTTCCAGCATATGGTGATGCAATAGATTTTTCCTGCAAATAGGAGAAGAATTCACGTACAGGATGATATggctaaagaaaaaaaaaggctaAATATAGATCTAAGCCGATATTAATAGCTTGAAAATAGACTAGAAAACTATAGCAAAAGACTACAAAAGACCTTGTAGTTCATATAAGCTTTCATGGCTTCATCTTCTTCCTTAATTTCTTGTATTTCGTCATCGTCCTGTACCTGTCACAGCGAAAGTCAAACCAATTCAAATTTGGGATGGCAAAAATCATGGAGCAGAAGTGAACGGGTATGTTTATCAGACACAAAGAGACCTCTCTCACATACATACCAGTGAAGCTTGAAGCTTCAAATCCTCCAGATCAAAGTTCCAGGCGCTAACTCCCCGTTGGTATTCACTCTGTGAAGAACAAAAAGttaaaacaacaacatacccagtattatcccacactgtggggtcaagggagggtagtgtgtatgcagaccttacccctaccttgtgaggttagagaggctgtttccaaaaaGTTAAAACAGAAGGAAAAAATTTAAAGAAGGCAACTCCTGATTATGTTCACTCTCAGATGCTACAgataaagaaaattgaaaagaaTAAGATTAGCCTACAGGCACAAAGTAGACACtgcaaaagagaaaaaagatgAAGGAAAATACTTTACTTgcttttataaaattaaaaaactaGCCATAGACACAATGCAAGTAGCAACAATTTCAGCTAGGAACGTAAATACATAATTTGAGTACATCATCACCatcctttttgttttttctttagaAACGTGAAgtacatcatcaacataatatccCTCTCCAAAGTCCAAAGATCGAAACAGTAGAAGAAAAGAAACTATAGAATTTTCTAAAAGAATAAAAGAACCAACAGAATGAAGTTGACAGTTAAAATTAGCCAATTGTATTCTCTAACCAATTGTATATTTGTATCTGAGATTTTCATGGAATGCATAAAGTCCAAAAGAGCAAAATGGAGGTCCTAAGTTCTGGAATTCATAATTGAGTGGCTGACTAAATTTTCTTATCAAAGATGGAAAACCAATTCTGGACCACATAGATACATCACTCTGTTGGACATTTTCGCTCACAGAAAAATAGCATGGTAGCTACTGCAATAAATAAATGCACAAAAATATAGATGGTATAACCATTGCGCACTAATGAACAATGCCATTGACAGAACAATTGCATCAAACCTGTGACAATGCTTCCTGCTCGGAAGAAGGCATTTTCTTCAAAGCTAGCTGCGCAGCATCTTTAAGCTGCAATGATTTCATCAAGCAACATTAAACAATGCTAAGTAGGAAAAATAATGAACCCTTAGAACAATCCTCTTATGAAATACCTGCAGGGCTTTAACTCGATGCCAAAGTGGTGGCAAGTCAGCAAAAAGTTTCTTTACAGAAAGCTCTGGAGgcttggcatttttgaaaaaagaaTGCTTCAACAACTTCTCAGCGGTTGGCCTTTTATTTTGATCTTTCACCAAGCACATTGCAACCATTTCCTTGAATGACTGTTACGACAAGTAAAAACTCTTTTTCATTTCCATACATGACCACAAGATAAAGACTGAAGCACATAGCAAAGCAACATATTCAAATATCTTCATGAACATATGTAAATGAAATTGGCAATAAGCAATACCATTACCTTAGAGAATTTTTTGTCTCGGTCATAATCAAGTCCAGGAGGGGCATTCTGTATTGTCATCAGTAGAACCTGTGGCAAGAGAGCAGAGGGTAACTTAAAATAATGCATACTCAAGCACAAAGctaaaatattattgttgaaccCTCTtggaaatgtatatatatatataccttcatTGGAGGGTACTTTGAAAATGGTGCATGACCATGAGCCAACTCCAGGGCAGTTATTCCAAGTGACCAAATGTCAGCCCTGTAGAAGGAAGAAAATTAATGTCTCTTGCAACAATCATAATAATATTCCCAGTAACACTGTATAAGTAAACCAACACATCATCCAGACAAGCACAAAATGTAGACAATTCAGAATTCTCATCTTAGGGCCTGTTTGAtaacttttttttcttctaagCACTTAACCTGACCAATTTAAGTGATAATAATTTAGACTTCTTTATACCATAAACAAAAAATCACTTAATACTTTAAATGTTCAAGTGAAACAAAGTCTAGTTATCACTGAAGTCTGAAAGACCACATATCCAAAAGCAAGTTTCATGAATAAAAATGCTTACATCATTTCTTCAGGCATGATGGATGCTTCATCATTACAACATGAATAAGTACATAAACTCTAGCTAGCATTATCTAGTGACAAAATTAATATACTTCCAGTTATAGTTTCAACAAATATTCAAGAGGATATTTTAGATTTGAATTCAGTGACAGGATTAAAATACGTAAACTTAATACCCTTCAGTATGAAAATTTCAGTagctaaaatcacccaacgataCAATTTCAGTCGGAATTCAGACTTCAGCTTTGTCAAATAGCTCTCAGTCAACCACTAAATGAATATTTACATCATATCATATGAAACCATCAAGACCTTACTCATGACAAAGAAAACTCACTTGAAATCATATCCAGTTCCAGGCTGCAGAACTTCTGGTGCCATCCTACAAAATAAAAGTAGTTGATAGACATGTTCCATAGAAACAAATACTGATGAGTGGAAATTGACCAAAAGGATGCTTATATGCTCACCAGCACGGAGTTCCTACAAAGGTATTCCTAGACCGTTGTCTATCACCACTGTCAAACATGCATGC
The DNA window shown above is from Nicotiana tomentosiformis chromosome 8, ASM39032v3, whole genome shotgun sequence and carries:
- the LOC104086079 gene encoding uncharacterized protein, with translation MIPLTSTSAVLLPTSPKSLRSSLLPALLPLYRARLRKKLNLRRLRNGTCRAEFANDAPIAVAIGACIFSSLVFPTTYTEDDDGDSVIDSADARFAVMGIISFIPYFNWMSWVFAWLDTGKQRYAVYALVYLAPYLRTNLSLSPEDSWLPIASILLCIFHIQLEVSIKNGDFQALNKFTGTGEELSSVSRKKDDSISEEEETNDHKNLPSAQEESRDEIRRWEISRRPSGNPEDLNEDEEDLSGRKH
- the LOC104086080 gene encoding uncharacterized protein isoform X2, whose protein sequence is MAGGGPRNYSANPNDYKLLEEVGYGASATVYRAIYLPFNEVIAVKCLDLDRCNSNLDDIRREAQTMSLIDHPNVIKSFCSFVVDSYLWVVMPFMAEGSCLHLMKIAYPDGFEESAICSMLKETLKALEYLHRHGHIHRDVKAGNILLDTNGIVKLGDFGVSACMFDSGDRQRSRNTFVGTPCWMAPEVLQPGTGYDFKADIWSLGITALELAHGHAPFSKYPPMKVLLMTIQNAPPGLDYDRDKKFSKSFKEMVAMCLVKDQNKRPTAEKLLKHSFFKNAKPPELSVKKLFADLPPLWHRVKALQLKDAAQLALKKMPSSEQEALSQSEYQRGVSAWNFDLEDLKLQASLVQDDDEIQEIKEEDEAMKAYMNYKEKSIASPYAGKQIPRKDSIASEQESVGEVPLAEYEIKNGKDLESSQLDSDHWEKNGLKKNASKTELQPLTSEKDALPVKNRTQTPKARQSQSGPLMAGVVLSHSASERARNSERSETENQQPGDKAHQVRRAPSFSGPLMLPNRASGNSLSAPIKSSGGFKDSLDDKSKPNLVQIKGRFSVTSENVDLVKGSPLRKSASVGEWLVESKQMPPCQPPKDLGLNNVPASVLMPHLQNLFQQTSIQQDLIVNLLSSLQLSESGDSSQNGKLPPLQRPENNGTVEAAVSEREKLLLVKISELQARMINLTDELTAEKLKYWQLQQRLNGMSNCGEDGDRRELES
- the LOC104086080 gene encoding uncharacterized protein isoform X1, whose amino-acid sequence is MAGGGPRNYSANPNDYKLLEEVGYGASATVYRAIYLPFNEVIAVKCLDLDRCNSNLDDIRREAQTMSLIDHPNVIKSFCSFVVDSYLWVVMPFMAEGSCLHLMKIAYPDGFEESAICSMLKETLKALEYLHRHGHIHRDVKAGNILLDTNGIVKLGDFGVSACMFDSGDRQRSRNTFVGTPCWMAPEVLQPGTGYDFKADIWSLGITALELAHGHAPFSKYPPMKVLLMTIQNAPPGLDYDRDKKFSKSFKEMVAMCLVKDQNKRPTAEKLLKHSFFKNAKPPELSVKKLFADLPPLWHRVKALQLKDAAQLALKKMPSSEQEALSQSEYQRGVSAWNFDLEDLKLQASLVQDDDEIQEIKEEDEAMKAYMNYKEKSIASPYAGKQIPRKDSIASEQESVGEVPLAEYEIKNGKDLESSQLDSDHWEKNGLKKNASKTELQPLTSEKDALPVKNRTQTPKARQSQSGPLMAGVVLSHSASERARNSERSETENQQPGDKAHQVRRAPSFSGPLMLPNRASGNSLSAPIKSSGGFKDSLDDKSKPNLVQIKGRFSVTSENVDLVKDIPLCTVPRRSSQGSPLRKSASVGEWLVESKQMPPCQPPKDLGLNNVPASVLMPHLQNLFQQTSIQQDLIVNLLSSLQLSESGDSSQNGKLPPLQRPENNGTVEAAVSEREKLLLVKISELQARMINLTDELTAEKLKYWQLQQRLNGMSNCGEDGDRRELES